The Monodelphis domestica isolate mMonDom1 chromosome 7, mMonDom1.pri, whole genome shotgun sequence genome window below encodes:
- the DNASE1L3 gene encoding deoxyribonuclease gamma isoform X2, whose protein sequence is MLLMEIKDSRNIICPTLIKMLNGKSRRGTKDYDYIISSRLGRNAYKEQYAFLYRKNMVSVKKSYHYPDTQNGDEDAFSREPFVVWFYSPQTAVTDFVIIPLHTTPETSVREIDELFDVYMDVKRQWKPENFIFMGDFNAGCSYVPKKSWKEIRLRMDPKFVWLIGDNEDTTVKGTTKCAYDRIVLQGQKINSSVVPDSASIFDFQKAYRMTEEEALGISDHFPVEFELQPTGSFTGLVRSFAPKKTGRKKSQKP, encoded by the exons ATGCTCCTGATGGAAATCAAGGACTCTCGCAACATCATTTGTCCCACCTTGATAAAAATGCTGAATGG GAAATCCCGAAGAGGCACAAAAGACTATGACTATATCATTAGTAGCCGGCTGGGAAGAAATGCCTACAAGGAGCAATATGCTTTTCTCTACAG GAAGAATATGGTGTCTGTGAAGAAAAGCTATCACTATCCTGACACTCAGAATGGCGATGAAGATGCCTTTTCCAGAGAGCCCTTTGTGGTCTGGTTCTACTCCCCTCAAACTG CTGTCACAGATTTCGTGATCATCCCTCTGCACACGACACCCGAGACATCTGTTCGGGAAATCGATGAGCTCTTTGATGTCTACATGGATGTAAAGCGCCAGTGGAAGCCTGAG AACTTTATCTTCATGGGAGACTTCAATGCTGGCTGTAGTTACGTCCCAAAGAAGTCCTGGAAGGAAATCCGACTCCGGATGGACCCCAAGTTTGTCTGGCTGATTGGGGATAACGAAGACACGACAGTAAAGGGAACCACTAAGTGTGCCTATGACAG GATTGTGCTTCAAGGCCAGAAGATAAACAGTTCCGTTGTTCCGGATTCCGCCAGCATCTTTGATTTCCAGAAAGCCTACAGGATGACTGAAGAGGAG gcTTTAGGTATCAGCGATCACTTTCCTGTGGAGTTTGAATTGCAGCCTACAGGAAGCTTCACTGGCCTTGTTAGATCATTTGCTCCAAAAAAGACAGGGAGAAAAAAGTCACAGAAGCCCTAG